A window of the Candidatus Zixiibacteriota bacterium genome harbors these coding sequences:
- a CDS encoding anhydro-N-acetylmuramic acid kinase: MTLADLLKKKTLVALGLNSGTSADGLDMTALTITKDKNQSVTYRLESGRSQAYPAKLRNEILAFSNEDAPQLSRQMYLDQTLGRFYGRTAVSFIRRLAKQGIIVDVIGSHGQTVRHLPQRAKYLGAVVNGTLQLGSLEQIAEQTGKVVCGDFRQADIALGNEGAPITVAAMNYLFSDRDESRLIVNIGGIANYFYFPAGSSAHKINAADSGPGNSLSDLLSLKLFNEKYDRSGRHASAGKVSVPLLNILKRHSFFRSKNISTGREEFGAELLKQALAYAKTHSLKKDDIIATLSELTVHGILASIKPLIAKDNNIKKLYLTGGGIRNKFFVRRLVQELPELTIEPIDNLGVPTQWVEAAAYAVMAERTVRSAPMPTNYSGGGRVKQMAVLGKIAQPPVSVVKAGIK, encoded by the coding sequence ATGACGCTCGCCGACCTGCTGAAAAAAAAGACGTTGGTTGCGCTCGGTCTGAATTCGGGAACATCGGCAGATGGTCTGGATATGACCGCTCTGACAATTACAAAAGATAAAAATCAATCCGTGACGTATCGCCTCGAAAGCGGACGTTCGCAGGCATACCCCGCTAAACTTCGAAATGAAATACTTGCCTTCTCAAATGAGGACGCTCCTCAGTTGAGCAGACAGATGTATCTCGATCAGACACTTGGGCGTTTTTACGGCCGAACGGCGGTCTCGTTTATCCGGCGACTCGCAAAGCAAGGAATCATTGTCGACGTTATTGGTTCACACGGTCAAACTGTCAGACATCTCCCTCAGCGCGCAAAATATCTTGGCGCAGTAGTCAATGGCACACTCCAACTCGGATCACTTGAACAGATAGCGGAGCAAACAGGCAAAGTTGTCTGCGGGGATTTCCGGCAGGCCGATATCGCGCTTGGAAACGAAGGCGCTCCGATCACGGTTGCGGCCATGAATTATCTCTTCAGTGATAGAGACGAATCAAGGCTTATCGTGAACATTGGCGGCATCGCGAATTATTTCTATTTTCCGGCTGGTAGCTCAGCCCATAAAATAAACGCCGCCGACAGCGGCCCAGGCAACTCCCTCTCAGATTTACTTTCGCTGAAATTGTTTAATGAAAAATATGATCGTTCTGGCCGCCATGCCTCTGCAGGGAAGGTGTCTGTTCCGCTTCTCAATATCTTAAAACGGCATTCCTTTTTCAGAAGTAAAAATATCTCGACAGGTCGAGAGGAATTCGGCGCTGAATTGCTCAAGCAAGCTTTAGCCTACGCCAAAACACATTCGCTTAAAAAAGACGATATTATCGCGACACTGTCGGAACTTACCGTGCATGGTATACTGGCATCGATTAAGCCGCTCATAGCGAAGGACAATAATATCAAAAAATTGTATTTGACTGGCGGCGGAATAAGAAACAAATTTTTTGTTAGACGGCTTGTACAAGAACTGCCTGAGCTGACTATTGAGCCAATTGACAACCTTGGCGTTCCGACTCAATGGGTGGAAGCCGCGGCCTATGCCGTGATGGCTGAGCGGACAGTTCGCTCTGCGCCGATGCCTACCAACTATTCGGGAGGTGGACGAGTAAAACAAATGGCAGTGCTGGGCAAAATAGCCCAGCCGCCTGTCTCTGTTGTGAAGGCAGGAATAAAATAA
- a CDS encoding glycoside hydrolase family 3 N-terminal domain-containing protein: MEKIRKQLGQLFILGFPGAKPPDQFLSFISEEKIGGVILFEENCPGYQATLENIETIRRALQPDNPFIAIDQEGGRVCRLRGAPAEYQAAADYGQLGNVERFTEDYSRSAGYMESLGINLNFTPVADIFLNPANSCLAGRCFGDNPELVSRFVLASIQVSNANGLLSCAKHFPGLGDTGFDPHIATAESDYDQFVWNQREKVPFSVAIKAGVDLIMTTHLRLPKLDSKIVTGSSKIINTLLRGELDFDGPVITDDLTMAGADELGSFGERTVAAFQAGHDMLLYGRNYEASMEAFDYFVESVDRGEIDHARLRSSLQRVGGLKYKLERSLLR; this comes from the coding sequence ATGGAAAAGATAAGAAAACAACTCGGCCAGCTTTTTATTCTCGGATTTCCCGGGGCCAAACCGCCAGATCAGTTTCTTTCATTCATCTCGGAGGAAAAGATCGGCGGAGTCATTCTCTTTGAAGAAAACTGCCCGGGCTATCAAGCGACTCTTGAAAACATAGAGACCATCCGCCGCGCCTTGCAGCCAGACAATCCCTTCATTGCGATTGATCAGGAAGGCGGACGCGTCTGCCGACTCCGCGGCGCCCCTGCTGAATATCAGGCGGCGGCGGACTATGGCCAACTGGGAAATGTCGAGCGGTTCACCGAGGACTACTCACGCTCGGCAGGGTACATGGAGTCATTGGGAATTAACCTTAACTTTACACCCGTCGCCGATATTTTCCTGAATCCCGCAAACAGCTGTCTTGCCGGACGCTGTTTCGGAGACAACCCCGAACTTGTCAGCCGCTTCGTCCTCGCCTCTATTCAGGTTTCAAACGCCAACGGACTGCTATCCTGCGCGAAACATTTTCCGGGACTTGGCGACACCGGCTTTGACCCCCACATTGCAACTGCAGAATCAGACTATGACCAGTTTGTGTGGAATCAACGCGAAAAAGTACCTTTCTCTGTCGCAATCAAAGCGGGCGTCGATTTGATTATGACAACTCATCTCCGTTTGCCGAAACTGGATTCAAAAATTGTAACGGGCTCTTCCAAGATTATCAATACCCTCCTCCGAGGAGAACTTGATTTCGACGGCCCGGTTATCACCGACGATCTCACTATGGCTGGAGCCGATGAACTTGGCTCGTTCGGCGAGCGGACGGTCGCGGCCTTTCAGGCGGGCCATGATATGCTTCTTTATGGCAGAAACTATGAGGCCTCAATGGAGGCCTTCGACTACTTTGTCGAAAGTGTGGATCGCGGCGAGATAGACCATGCCCGACTTCGCTCATCATTGCAGCGTGTAGGCGGATTGAAATATAAACTCGAGCGGTCGCTCTTGCGCTAA